A stretch of the Bacillus licheniformis DSM 13 = ATCC 14580 genome encodes the following:
- a CDS encoding ROK family transcriptional regulator has product MQRGTFQLMKSVNKSIILNKIRTSEPISRAEIAKETKITPPTVSSIVKELIGQGLVKESTLGRSSGGRKPTMLHINTGAYYVIGIDAGPETVECVLTDLAGGILQRTSSLLKKPLTNERFMEVLKESVYAILGRADVEQEKIIGIGIAMHGVVDAETGMSRIAPILNLTNIPIKDVLEQEFNLTVRVENDARAMALGESWFGGRDDAGSMAAVNIGRGVGAGIVINGKLYHGAEGIAGELGHMIIDINGEKCECGNRGCLQTIVSGKAIAERGKKRLKESTDSLTAKDLFEMAENGCQTCIELFQETGVIIGIGLTNFIHLVNPGKIVLGGGVMKGGRFILPAIRETIQQKALTAEARQTEVTITKLGDEATLYGAVSLLLAELFDPVLK; this is encoded by the coding sequence ATGCAGCGCGGTACATTTCAATTAATGAAATCGGTGAACAAATCGATCATTCTTAATAAAATCAGAACATCAGAGCCGATTTCGAGAGCTGAGATCGCCAAGGAAACAAAGATCACCCCTCCCACGGTCTCAAGCATCGTCAAAGAGCTCATCGGACAAGGACTCGTTAAAGAAAGCACGCTCGGTCGTTCGAGCGGCGGAAGAAAGCCGACCATGCTCCACATCAACACGGGTGCCTATTATGTCATTGGCATTGATGCCGGGCCTGAGACGGTGGAGTGCGTCTTAACCGATTTAGCCGGAGGGATTTTGCAGCGGACGTCCAGCCTGCTGAAAAAACCGCTGACAAACGAGAGGTTCATGGAAGTTTTAAAAGAAAGTGTCTATGCCATTTTGGGACGTGCCGATGTCGAGCAAGAAAAGATCATCGGGATCGGCATTGCAATGCACGGTGTGGTCGATGCTGAAACGGGAATGTCGCGCATCGCACCGATTTTAAACTTAACCAATATCCCCATCAAAGATGTGCTGGAACAAGAATTCAACTTAACCGTAAGAGTTGAAAACGATGCCCGGGCGATGGCGCTTGGCGAATCGTGGTTCGGCGGCCGCGATGACGCAGGGAGCATGGCTGCCGTGAATATCGGCCGCGGCGTCGGTGCGGGGATCGTCATCAACGGAAAACTGTACCATGGAGCTGAAGGGATCGCGGGTGAACTGGGCCATATGATCATTGATATCAATGGAGAAAAGTGCGAGTGCGGCAACCGCGGCTGCCTGCAGACGATTGTGAGCGGAAAAGCAATTGCCGAACGGGGGAAAAAGCGGTTGAAAGAAAGCACTGACAGCCTGACAGCCAAAGATTTGTTTGAAATGGCCGAGAACGGCTGCCAAACATGTATCGAACTTTTTCAGGAAACCGGTGTGATCATCGGAATCGGGCTGACCAATTTCATTCATCTTGTCAATCCGGGCAAAATCGTGCTGGGAGGAGGAGTGATGAAGGGCGGGAGGTTCATATTGCCGGCGATACGAGAAACGATACAGCAGAAAGCTTTAACAGCCGAAGCGAGGCAGACAGAAGTGACGATAACGAAGCTCGGCGATGAAGCGACGCTTTACGGAGCCGTTTCATTGCTGCTGGCGGAGCTGTTTGATCCGGTGCTAAAATAA
- a CDS encoding carbohydrate ABC transporter permease: protein MQHRKKALLLSIIPGLGQFYNKQWIKGLLFLLLGVSFFAVFGDLLNMGLWGLFTLGTEVPRDNSIFLLAKGIIAVIVTCFGLAVYYANLRDAYQNGKRRDEQKELSSLKEQYHNLIAQGYPYLISGPSLFILVFAVVFPILFSFALAFTNYNLYHSPPARLVDWVGIKTFSEIFTVDIWRSTFLDVLAWTIVWTLVASTLQVGLGILLAVVVNQKEVRFKKIFRTILVLPWAVPGFVTILVFAGLFNDSFGAFNHQILAAFGIDPIPWMTNANWTKLALILMQGWLGFPYVFIVTTGVLQSIPDDLYEAATIDGASAFSKFRHITLPLILIAMAPIIITQFTFNFNNFNIIYLFNGGGPAVPGSTAGGTDILVSWIYKLTMQSSQYSLAAALTILLSVFVISIALWQFRRTNSFKEGA, encoded by the coding sequence GTGCAGCATCGCAAAAAAGCTTTACTATTATCAATTATTCCCGGTCTGGGCCAATTCTACAATAAACAATGGATAAAGGGTCTGTTATTCCTTCTTTTAGGCGTCTCGTTCTTTGCGGTTTTTGGCGATTTGCTGAATATGGGGCTGTGGGGCCTGTTTACGCTTGGAACCGAAGTGCCGCGCGACAACTCGATTTTTCTATTGGCAAAAGGCATTATTGCTGTGATTGTCACCTGTTTTGGGCTGGCTGTCTATTACGCCAATTTGCGGGACGCCTACCAAAACGGAAAGAGGCGCGATGAACAAAAGGAGCTCAGTTCACTCAAGGAACAATATCATAATTTAATAGCTCAGGGATATCCGTATCTCATCAGCGGGCCATCGCTGTTCATCCTGGTTTTTGCCGTTGTTTTTCCGATTTTGTTCAGCTTTGCATTAGCTTTTACAAACTATAACCTCTACCATTCTCCGCCTGCCCGCCTTGTCGATTGGGTAGGAATTAAAACGTTTTCCGAAATTTTCACCGTTGATATTTGGCGGTCGACCTTTTTGGATGTTTTAGCTTGGACCATTGTTTGGACGCTTGTCGCTTCCACGCTCCAAGTCGGGTTGGGAATTTTGTTGGCGGTTGTCGTCAATCAGAAGGAAGTCCGCTTTAAAAAAATTTTCCGGACGATTCTTGTCTTGCCTTGGGCCGTGCCCGGTTTTGTTACCATTCTCGTGTTTGCCGGCCTTTTTAATGACAGCTTCGGTGCTTTCAATCATCAAATCCTCGCCGCATTCGGCATCGATCCGATTCCTTGGATGACGAATGCCAATTGGACGAAGCTGGCGCTTATTCTTATGCAGGGCTGGCTCGGATTTCCGTATGTGTTCATTGTAACAACCGGTGTTCTGCAGTCGATTCCGGATGACCTTTATGAAGCGGCGACGATTGACGGAGCGTCTGCGTTTTCGAAATTCAGGCATATTACACTGCCGCTGATTTTAATCGCGATGGCGCCGATTATCATTACGCAATTCACTTTTAATTTTAATAACTTCAATATTATTTATCTATTCAATGGAGGCGGTCCGGCTGTTCCCGGGTCAACAGCGGGAGGAACCGACATCCTGGTGTCCTGGATTTACAAATTGACGATGCAGTCGAGCCAGTACTCTTTAGCCGCCGCATTGACGATCCTGCTGTCGGTCTTTGTCATCTCAATTGCACTGTGGCAGTTCAGACGGACAAATTCTTTCAAAGAGGGGGCTTAA
- a CDS encoding sugar ABC transporter substrate-binding protein, which yields MMNMKKYVGISSVIALSLSLTACGPKESSNGASDSKQKELVVWEDKEKSEGIKDAVAQFEKEHGVSVKVVEKPYAKQIEDLRMDGPAGTGPDVLTMPGDQIGTAVTEGLIKELKVDKEIQSIYTEPAMRSQVTNGKVYGLPKAVETTMLYYNKDLISEKELPKTLDEWYEYSKKTADGKKFGFLALFDQIYYAQSVMGGYGGYIFKSDADGTYDPADLGLNNKGAVEGAEYIQKFYQEGLFPAGIIGEQGINVLESLFTEGKAAAIISGPWNLEPFKKAGINYGVAKLPKLSNGKHMSSFVGVKSYNVSAYSKNADLAEQLVVFLANKENSKKRYEITKEVPAVKELADDPAVTKSEAAQAVAEQSQYSELTPNIPEMNEVWTPADAALQTIATGKAEPKKALDQAAETIQGQIKAKHSGSK from the coding sequence ATGATGAATATGAAAAAATATGTTGGAATCAGCAGTGTCATTGCTCTCAGTTTGTCTTTAACTGCCTGCGGGCCTAAAGAGAGCAGCAATGGAGCATCAGACTCGAAGCAAAAGGAACTCGTGGTCTGGGAAGATAAAGAGAAAAGCGAAGGCATTAAAGATGCCGTCGCCCAATTTGAAAAAGAGCACGGCGTATCTGTCAAAGTCGTTGAAAAGCCTTACGCAAAGCAGATCGAAGACTTGCGGATGGATGGACCGGCGGGAACGGGTCCGGATGTGTTAACGATGCCCGGAGACCAAATCGGGACAGCGGTAACGGAAGGTTTGATCAAGGAATTAAAGGTGGACAAAGAGATCCAATCGATCTATACGGAACCTGCCATGAGATCGCAGGTGACAAACGGCAAGGTCTACGGCCTGCCGAAAGCGGTCGAAACGACGATGCTCTACTATAATAAAGATTTAATTTCTGAAAAAGAACTGCCGAAAACGCTGGATGAATGGTATGAGTATTCCAAAAAAACGGCTGACGGCAAAAAATTCGGCTTCCTGGCGCTGTTTGACCAGATTTATTATGCACAGAGCGTCATGGGAGGGTACGGCGGCTACATTTTTAAAAGCGATGCCGACGGCACTTATGATCCGGCCGACCTAGGCTTGAACAACAAAGGTGCAGTCGAAGGCGCCGAGTACATTCAGAAGTTTTACCAAGAGGGGCTGTTCCCTGCCGGAATTATTGGGGAGCAGGGCATCAATGTGCTGGAATCGCTGTTTACGGAAGGAAAAGCAGCAGCGATCATTTCAGGCCCGTGGAACCTGGAACCGTTCAAAAAAGCGGGTATCAATTACGGGGTTGCCAAGCTGCCTAAACTGTCCAACGGCAAGCATATGAGTTCTTTTGTCGGCGTGAAGAGCTACAATGTAAGCGCTTATTCGAAGAATGCCGATCTAGCCGAACAATTAGTCGTCTTCCTCGCCAATAAAGAAAACTCAAAGAAGAGATATGAGATCACAAAAGAAGTACCCGCAGTCAAAGAACTGGCGGATGATCCTGCCGTCACAAAAAGCGAAGCGGCTCAAGCCGTTGCCGAGCAATCTCAGTACTCAGAGTTGACACCGAATATTCCTGAGATGAATGAAGTATGGACGCCGGCGGATGCGGCTCTGCAAACAATTGCAACCGGAAAAGCCGAACCGAAAAAAGCGCTTGATCAAGCCGCGGAAACGATACAAGGACAGATCAAAGCGAAGCACAGCGGCAGCAAATAA
- a CDS encoding sugar ABC transporter permease has translation MKKRRFFRLLLTYSLLAFMTAVIIYPLLWTVGVSFNPGNSLVSTSIIPANPTLDHYKELFAGKESLQYGQWYINSLKISIFTMIGSVISVSFTAYAFSRFRFKGRKNALVLFLLLQMIPQFSALVALFVLAQMLGMMNSHWLLILLYIGGLIPMNTYLMKGYMDSIPIDLDESAKIDGASNTRIFLQIIMPLSKPMIAVVAMNGFTGPLGDFVLSSTILRTPESYTLPIGLYNLVNEVMGASYTTFAAGAILISIPVAVIFIMLQKNFVSGLTAGGTKG, from the coding sequence ATGAAGAAAAGAAGATTCTTTCGGCTCCTTCTGACCTATTCTCTGTTGGCTTTTATGACAGCCGTTATCATATACCCTCTGCTTTGGACGGTGGGGGTCAGCTTTAATCCCGGCAACAGTTTGGTCAGCACTTCTATCATTCCGGCAAATCCGACATTGGATCACTATAAAGAATTATTCGCCGGCAAAGAGAGCCTCCAATACGGGCAATGGTATATAAACTCGCTGAAAATCAGCATCTTTACGATGATCGGATCGGTCATCAGCGTTTCTTTTACAGCTTATGCTTTTTCACGGTTTCGTTTTAAAGGAAGGAAAAACGCTTTAGTTTTATTCTTGCTGCTGCAAATGATTCCTCAATTTTCGGCTTTGGTTGCGCTCTTCGTTTTAGCGCAGATGCTTGGAATGATGAACAGCCATTGGCTGCTGATTTTGCTGTACATCGGCGGGCTCATACCGATGAACACGTATTTGATGAAAGGGTATATGGACTCCATTCCCATCGATTTGGATGAGAGCGCTAAGATTGACGGCGCAAGCAATACAAGGATTTTCCTGCAGATTATTATGCCGCTATCCAAACCGATGATCGCGGTCGTTGCCATGAACGGATTCACCGGGCCGCTCGGGGATTTCGTTTTGTCTTCGACGATATTGCGGACACCGGAGTCGTATACATTGCCGATCGGTTTATACAATTTAGTCAATGAGGTGATGGGAGCCAGCTATACGACGTTTGCCGCCGGCGCTATTTTGATCAGCATACCGGTAGCCGTCATCTTTATCATGCTGCAAAAGAACTTTGTGTCAGGATTGACGGCAGGCGGAACGAAAGGATAG
- a CDS encoding GntR family transcriptional regulator: MSESKGLLYPEKWLSRASTGVRVACELRMRIISGLIESGTILSENKLAAEFSVSRSPIREALKILASEKIIRLERMGAVVIGLTEKEIGEIYDVRLVMETFVFERLGQANVDELVTDLSKILEMMKVSIKYKDADEFSFQDVLFHETIVRSINHSYILMIWNNLKPVMESFILLSMRARLKEKYEDFERILDNHELYIQAIKTKDRDLMLKSLHQNFDDVQGKVEDLWLSQQMLAKGAEQQND, from the coding sequence ATGAGCGAATCTAAAGGCCTTTTATATCCGGAGAAGTGGCTTTCTAGAGCTTCAACTGGTGTTCGCGTCGCATGCGAGCTGAGAATGCGCATTATTTCCGGTTTGATTGAAAGCGGTACCATTTTATCTGAAAATAAATTGGCTGCGGAATTCTCGGTGAGCCGGTCTCCCATCCGCGAGGCTTTAAAAATACTGGCATCGGAAAAAATCATCCGTTTGGAACGGATGGGGGCCGTTGTCATCGGTTTAACCGAAAAAGAAATAGGAGAAATTTATGATGTGCGCCTGGTGATGGAAACATTCGTATTCGAACGGCTTGGACAGGCCAATGTCGACGAACTGGTAACAGACCTCAGCAAAATATTGGAGATGATGAAAGTCTCCATCAAATACAAAGATGCCGACGAGTTCTCATTTCAAGACGTCTTATTTCACGAAACGATTGTCCGCTCCATCAATCATTCTTACATTTTGATGATATGGAACAATCTCAAACCTGTGATGGAAAGCTTTATTCTTTTATCCATGCGGGCCCGCTTAAAAGAAAAATACGAAGACTTTGAACGAATTCTCGATAACCATGAACTTTATATTCAAGCGATCAAAACGAAAGACAGGGATCTGATGCTTAAATCCCTACATCAAAATTTCGATGACGTACAAGGTAAAGTTGAAGATCTATGGCTGTCGCAACAAATGCTGGCGAAAGGAGCCGAACAACAAAATGACTAG
- a CDS encoding galactokinase produces MNTAAALSNDFRSIFKTEKTPRTFFAPGRINLIGEHTDYNGGHVFPASISFGTYALGVKRDDQMIRFYSKNFPDKGIIECSLSDLAFDQSDGWANYPKGMFLLTKAAGHQIVHGADILYYGNIPHGAGLSSSASIELATGVLLKGLYDLQTDTISMVKLGQKVENEYIGVGSGIMDQFAIGMGKKDHAILLDCRTLDYTYAPFVLKEHDVIIINTNKQRTLAGSKYNERRTQCEEALGDLQQELSIASLGELTMEGFEAHQHLIRNEINQKRAKHAVYENARTLKALEKLREGDLAGFGKLMNESHLSLRDDYEVTGLELDAIVQAAWEQDGVLGARMTGAGFGGCAIAIVEKDRTDSFKERVNAVYRETVGYDAAFYTAAIGDGAKEI; encoded by the coding sequence ATGAATACTGCAGCCGCTTTATCAAACGACTTTCGTTCTATTTTTAAGACAGAAAAGACACCGCGAACCTTTTTTGCTCCGGGAAGGATCAACTTAATCGGCGAACACACGGATTATAATGGAGGGCATGTTTTCCCCGCCTCGATTTCATTTGGCACCTATGCCCTTGGCGTGAAGCGCGATGATCAAATGATCCGCTTCTATTCAAAGAACTTCCCTGACAAAGGAATAATTGAATGCAGCTTGAGCGATTTAGCCTTTGACCAGTCCGACGGCTGGGCCAATTATCCGAAGGGAATGTTCCTTTTGACGAAAGCGGCAGGCCATCAAATCGTTCACGGCGCCGATATTTTGTATTACGGAAATATTCCGCACGGAGCGGGCCTCTCTTCTTCCGCATCGATTGAGCTTGCGACAGGCGTTTTGTTAAAAGGGCTTTATGATTTGCAGACAGACACGATCTCCATGGTGAAGCTCGGACAAAAAGTCGAAAACGAATACATTGGCGTGGGGAGCGGCATTATGGATCAATTCGCGATCGGCATGGGGAAAAAGGATCACGCGATTTTGCTAGACTGCCGTACACTTGATTACACATACGCTCCCTTCGTGTTGAAAGAACACGATGTGATCATCATCAATACAAACAAACAGCGGACGCTGGCCGGGTCTAAATATAATGAAAGGCGCACCCAATGTGAAGAGGCGCTCGGCGATCTGCAACAGGAGTTGTCGATCGCAAGCCTGGGCGAATTGACGATGGAAGGATTTGAAGCCCATCAGCACCTCATCAGAAATGAAATCAATCAAAAACGCGCCAAACATGCTGTCTACGAAAATGCCCGGACGCTGAAGGCGCTTGAAAAACTTCGCGAAGGCGACCTCGCCGGATTTGGCAAGCTGATGAATGAATCCCATTTGTCATTAAGGGATGATTATGAAGTGACGGGGCTGGAGCTTGATGCCATTGTCCAGGCGGCCTGGGAACAAGACGGTGTCCTTGGCGCCCGCATGACCGGCGCCGGGTTCGGCGGCTGTGCGATTGCGATTGTAGAAAAAGACCGGACAGACAGCTTTAAAGAACGCGTGAATGCCGTCTACCGCGAAACGGTTGGCTATGATGCCGCTTTTTATACTGCGGCAATAGGCGACGGCGCCAAAGAAATATAG
- a CDS encoding LacI family DNA-binding transcriptional regulator, with protein sequence MATIKDVAEKAGYSISTVSRVLNNDESLSVPDETREKIFEVAESLNYRKKTIRTLVKNIAFLYWLTDKEELEDVYFKTMRLEIEKLAKQFNVELATYKISGGIDAIPENIEGFIAVGSFSDDELIRLRQMTPHGVFIDSTPDPNHFDSVRPDLKQMTRKTVDFLIEKGHEKIGFIGGTYHNPNTDEDEMDVRERTFREYMKEKGLLEESFIFCRRGFSVENGYHLMDKAVETLGEKLPTAFFTAADPIAVGCLQALNEKGIAIPGRVSIISINNISVAKYVSPPLTTFHIDIKELCKNAIELLLEQILQKRKAVKTLYIGAELVVRKSTN encoded by the coding sequence GTGGCGACGATAAAAGATGTTGCAGAAAAGGCGGGGTATTCCATCTCAACGGTTTCCCGCGTATTGAATAACGACGAAAGCCTTTCCGTACCCGATGAGACGCGGGAGAAAATATTTGAAGTGGCGGAAAGCCTGAACTACCGCAAGAAAACGATCAGGACACTGGTAAAAAACATCGCGTTTCTGTACTGGCTGACGGATAAGGAAGAGCTCGAAGACGTGTATTTTAAAACGATGAGGCTGGAAATCGAGAAGCTCGCAAAGCAATTCAACGTCGAACTGGCAACGTATAAAATTTCGGGAGGCATTGACGCCATTCCCGAAAACATAGAAGGATTCATTGCCGTCGGCTCGTTTTCAGATGATGAATTAATCCGATTAAGACAGATGACGCCTCACGGTGTATTTATCGATTCGACGCCTGATCCGAATCACTTTGATTCAGTCAGGCCGGACTTAAAGCAGATGACGAGGAAAACGGTAGATTTTCTCATTGAGAAAGGGCATGAAAAGATCGGCTTTATCGGAGGTACGTACCACAACCCCAATACAGATGAAGACGAAATGGACGTAAGGGAACGAACGTTTCGCGAATATATGAAGGAAAAAGGGCTCTTGGAGGAAAGCTTTATTTTTTGCCGGAGGGGTTTTTCGGTGGAAAACGGCTACCATCTGATGGACAAAGCAGTTGAAACATTGGGAGAAAAGCTGCCGACGGCCTTTTTTACAGCGGCGGATCCGATTGCCGTAGGCTGCCTTCAGGCCTTAAATGAAAAAGGGATCGCCATCCCGGGCAGAGTCAGCATCATCAGCATCAACAACATCAGTGTAGCGAAATACGTATCTCCCCCGCTGACGACATTCCATATCGATATTAAAGAGCTTTGCAAAAACGCTATTGAATTGCTTTTGGAACAAATACTTCAAAAAAGAAAAGCTGTAAAAACGCTATATATCGGTGCCGAACTGGTGGTCAGGAAAAGCACCAATTAA
- the galT gene encoding UDP-glucose--hexose-1-phosphate uridylyltransferase, whose protein sequence is MIEQDIAGLIQKALEAGFIEPADVNYARNQVMNLLGLESFPEEATAASGDSIPDLLEKLAAYAVEHGVITDDLDAKDMLAANVMNCFVARPSVINAVFQQKYEQSPLAATEYFYQLSKNSNYIQTKRIEKNISYQMDTPYGTMDITINLSKPEKDPEQIKRERAAAKQSRSYPMCLLCKENEGYAGRIGYPARANHRIIKVPLAGENWYFQYSPYAYYNEHSILFSEQHRPMKIDKLAFHRLLAFTELFPHYFIGSNADLPIVGGSILSHDHYQAGRYEFAMTRAEGAFSFQIKQHPAIEASVLKWPMSVIRLKGTAINSLVEAADHIFQTWKNYSDQQADISAFTDGTPHNTITPIARNVSGVYEIDLVLRNNRTSAEHPYGIFHPHADVHHIKKENIGLIEVMGLAVLPPRLKTELAAVKEFLLGQSDAVEAHHREWAEQLKTEYGELSEPEQAESIVRKELGKKFVKALEDAGVFKDREAFMRFIRTVNHQG, encoded by the coding sequence ATGATTGAACAAGACATAGCCGGACTCATTCAAAAAGCGCTTGAAGCAGGGTTTATCGAACCGGCTGACGTGAACTACGCGCGCAACCAAGTGATGAATCTGCTGGGCTTGGAATCGTTTCCTGAGGAAGCCACTGCTGCTTCCGGCGACTCCATCCCAGACCTTTTGGAAAAACTCGCAGCCTATGCAGTCGAACACGGCGTGATAACCGACGATCTAGACGCGAAAGACATGCTGGCGGCAAATGTGATGAACTGCTTTGTTGCAAGACCTTCTGTCATCAATGCAGTGTTCCAGCAGAAATACGAACAATCGCCGCTGGCAGCCACCGAATATTTTTATCAGCTCAGCAAAAACAGCAACTATATCCAGACGAAGCGAATTGAAAAAAATATTTCGTATCAGATGGATACGCCTTACGGCACAATGGATATTACGATCAATTTGTCAAAGCCGGAAAAAGACCCTGAACAAATCAAACGGGAGCGCGCCGCTGCAAAACAATCGCGCAGCTATCCGATGTGCCTGCTGTGCAAAGAAAACGAGGGGTATGCGGGACGAATCGGGTATCCTGCCCGGGCAAACCACAGGATTATTAAAGTCCCGCTCGCCGGAGAAAACTGGTATTTTCAATATTCTCCATATGCTTACTATAACGAACACAGCATTTTATTTTCTGAGCAGCATCGGCCGATGAAAATTGATAAGCTTGCCTTTCACAGGCTGCTTGCTTTTACTGAGCTGTTTCCGCATTATTTTATCGGATCGAATGCCGATTTGCCGATCGTCGGCGGGTCTATTTTAAGCCATGACCATTATCAGGCCGGACGATATGAGTTTGCGATGACGCGCGCGGAAGGCGCGTTCTCCTTTCAAATCAAACAGCATCCGGCCATCGAAGCTTCCGTTTTAAAATGGCCGATGTCCGTCATCCGCTTGAAAGGAACTGCGATCAACAGCCTTGTTGAAGCGGCGGACCATATTTTTCAGACTTGGAAAAACTACTCGGATCAACAAGCGGATATCTCGGCTTTTACAGATGGCACGCCACATAACACGATTACGCCTATCGCAAGAAACGTGAGCGGCGTTTATGAAATCGACCTTGTGCTCAGAAACAACCGGACATCTGCCGAGCACCCATACGGCATATTCCATCCGCATGCTGACGTTCACCATATTAAGAAAGAGAATATCGGCTTAATCGAAGTGATGGGCCTGGCCGTCCTTCCTCCCCGCTTAAAGACCGAATTGGCGGCAGTGAAAGAATTCCTGCTCGGTCAGTCAGATGCCGTTGAAGCGCATCACCGGGAATGGGCCGAACAGCTCAAAACCGAATACGGAGAGCTGTCCGAACCGGAGCAGGCTGAATCAATTGTACGAAAAGAACTTGGCAAGAAATTTGTCAAAGCCCTTGAGGACGCCGGAGTATTCAAAGACCGCGAAGCTTTCATGCGCTTTATCCGCACAGTCAATCATCAGGGGTAA
- the galE gene encoding UDP-glucose 4-epimerase GalE yields MSVLVLGGAGYIGSHAVYQLIDRGENVVVVDNLETGQRQAVHPDAIFYEGDVRDRDFLRTVFEKERIEEVIHFAASSLVGESMKDPLKYYDNNVSGTQVLLQAMLEHDVKKIVFSSTAAVYGEPESLPITEDMPTMPTSTYGETKLIMEKLMKRTEEAHGISFVSLRYFNVAGARETGEIGEDHRPETHLVPLILQTALGQRPHITIFGDDYDTPDGTCIRDYVHVEDLIDAHLSALDYLRKGGKSDIFNLGSSEGFSVKEMIDAARKATGKDITAEIGKRRAGDPSILIAGSHKAKQVLGWRPSRTSVAKIIEDAWKWHSSHPNGYRKEVST; encoded by the coding sequence ATGAGCGTGTTGGTTTTGGGCGGTGCCGGCTATATCGGTTCACACGCCGTGTACCAATTAATAGACAGAGGCGAAAACGTCGTTGTCGTTGACAACCTCGAGACCGGCCAAAGACAGGCAGTACATCCTGATGCGATCTTTTATGAAGGGGATGTGCGCGATCGCGATTTCCTCCGCACGGTTTTCGAAAAGGAACGTATTGAAGAAGTGATCCATTTTGCCGCCAGTTCACTTGTCGGCGAATCGATGAAAGATCCGCTCAAATATTACGACAACAATGTATCCGGAACACAGGTTTTGCTTCAGGCGATGCTCGAGCACGATGTAAAAAAAATCGTATTCTCCTCGACGGCGGCCGTCTACGGAGAGCCTGAATCGTTGCCGATTACAGAAGACATGCCGACAATGCCGACAAGCACCTACGGGGAAACGAAACTGATCATGGAAAAGCTCATGAAGCGGACTGAAGAAGCCCATGGGATCAGCTTTGTGTCTCTCAGGTACTTCAATGTTGCAGGGGCAAGGGAGACGGGAGAAATCGGAGAAGACCACCGTCCGGAAACACACCTAGTCCCCCTCATCCTGCAGACCGCTCTCGGCCAAAGACCGCATATAACGATTTTCGGCGATGACTATGATACGCCCGACGGCACATGCATCCGCGACTATGTTCATGTTGAAGACCTCATTGACGCTCATCTGTCGGCATTAGACTATTTAAGAAAAGGCGGCAAAAGCGATATATTCAATCTCGGCAGCAGCGAAGGATTTTCGGTGAAAGAAATGATTGATGCGGCCAGAAAGGCAACCGGGAAAGACATTACCGCCGAGATCGGCAAGCGCAGAGCCGGCGACCCGAGCATCCTGATTGCCGGCTCTCACAAGGCAAAGCAAGTTCTGGGCTGGAGGCCTTCGCGCACATCTGTAGCAAAGATTATTGAAGATGCATGGAAGTGGCATTCCTCGCATCCAAACGGTTACAGGAAGGAAGTGTCAACATGA